One window of the Chloroflexota bacterium genome contains the following:
- a CDS encoding ABC transporter substrate-binding protein, translated as MQVRRTSRRTFLSFVVMSGSAALLAACGQQQAAPPAASNQGAGAASKPAPAATTAPAAPAATTAPAAGAASNPPAAPAAAATTAPAASKPAAAAAPAGSPKRGGALVMGHQNPTQTFDPHRSTGTPPSQNLIYNTLVRWTIQPDGTMKAEPELATEWKLEGSTATFKLRQGVKFHDGTDWNAEVAKFNLERMNDSKSQARAFVTGITSTEVVDPYTLKLNLTGPQGSLLSNLSQAADGRPFMISKAMAEKAGDNYGTSPETTAGTGPMKLTEWVSGSHSVYTKTGSYYDKGADGQPLPYFESFRARFISDDSVRLTELRSSNVHLIDNVQAKDIPVARQDANLEVVENKYQKNQYQFTFSAKSGPFAKEQLRKAVHYAIDREAAAKVLGQGVGEAQYWFLTPGYLGYDEKLPKFSFDQAKAKQLVAEAGFKDGVDVGLLIINRPVDQQLAQMVKQMLGDVGIRANIEVLERLAFLAKTQTLEFDMNLYQTSVRPDPDSILAGRFQTGEGKNTGGMSDPTMDDLLAKGRSSFDDKVRAQAYAEVQKRIYETGWYGTIWMKQWFDARTKKLQGIAPTQEPGFDLRAAWLEA; from the coding sequence ATGCAGGTTCGCAGAACGTCCCGGCGGACTTTCCTGTCCTTTGTCGTGATGTCGGGCAGCGCCGCGCTGCTCGCGGCGTGTGGACAGCAGCAGGCCGCGCCGCCGGCCGCCAGCAATCAGGGCGCGGGCGCGGCCTCGAAGCCGGCGCCGGCCGCCACGACCGCGCCAGCAGCGCCAGCGGCCACCACTGCGCCGGCGGCCGGGGCGGCCAGCAACCCGCCGGCTGCGCCCGCCGCGGCGGCTACGACCGCTCCCGCCGCTTCCAAGCCGGCCGCCGCTGCTGCCCCGGCCGGCTCCCCGAAGCGCGGCGGCGCGCTGGTGATGGGGCATCAGAACCCCACCCAGACCTTCGATCCGCACCGCTCTACGGGCACCCCGCCATCGCAGAACCTGATCTACAACACCCTGGTGCGCTGGACGATCCAGCCGGACGGCACCATGAAGGCCGAGCCGGAGCTCGCGACCGAGTGGAAGCTCGAAGGCAGCACGGCCACCTTCAAGCTGCGCCAGGGCGTCAAGTTCCACGACGGCACCGACTGGAACGCCGAGGTCGCCAAGTTCAACCTCGAGCGCATGAACGACAGCAAGTCCCAGGCGCGCGCCTTCGTCACCGGCATCACCTCCACCGAGGTGGTGGACCCGTACACCCTCAAGCTCAACCTGACCGGGCCGCAGGGCTCGCTGTTGAGCAACCTCTCGCAGGCGGCGGATGGCCGCCCCTTCATGATCTCGAAGGCGATGGCCGAGAAGGCTGGCGACAACTACGGCACCTCGCCCGAGACCACCGCCGGCACCGGCCCGATGAAGCTCACCGAGTGGGTCTCCGGCAGCCACAGCGTCTACACCAAGACCGGCTCATACTACGACAAGGGCGCTGACGGGCAGCCGCTCCCTTACTTCGAGTCGTTCCGGGCCCGCTTCATCTCCGACGACTCGGTCCGCCTCACCGAGCTGCGCTCCAGCAACGTCCACCTGATCGACAACGTCCAGGCCAAGGACATCCCCGTTGCGCGGCAGGACGCCAACCTGGAAGTCGTCGAGAACAAGTACCAGAAGAACCAGTACCAGTTCACCTTCAGCGCCAAGAGCGGCCCGTTCGCCAAGGAGCAGCTCCGCAAGGCCGTCCACTACGCCATCGACCGCGAGGCGGCGGCCAAGGTGCTCGGGCAGGGCGTTGGCGAGGCCCAGTACTGGTTCCTGACCCCGGGCTACCTCGGCTACGACGAGAAGCTGCCGAAGTTCTCCTTCGATCAGGCCAAGGCGAAGCAGCTGGTGGCCGAAGCCGGCTTCAAGGACGGCGTGGATGTCGGCCTGCTGATCATCAACCGGCCCGTCGATCAGCAGCTGGCCCAGATGGTCAAGCAGATGCTCGGCGACGTCGGCATCCGCGCGAACATCGAGGTGCTGGAGCGGCTGGCGTTCCTCGCCAAGACCCAGACCCTCGAATTCGACATGAACCTCTACCAGACCAGCGTCCGCCCGGACCCGGACAGCATCCTGGCCGGCCGCTTCCAGACCGGCGAGGGCAAGAACACCGGCGGCATGTCCGACCCGACGATGGACGACCTCCTCGCCAAGGGCCGCAGCTCGTTCGACGACAAGGTGCGCGCCCAGGCCTACGCCGAGGTCCAGAAGCGGATCTACGAGACCGGCTGGTACGGCACCATCTGGATGAAGCAGTGGTTCGATGCCCGGACCAAGAAGCTCCAGGGCATCGCGCCGACCCAGGAGCCCGGCTTCGATCTGCGCGCCGCGTGGCTGGAAGCCTAG
- a CDS encoding IclR family transcriptional regulator — translation MARRLREGVQSVGRALDLFERLVSAERELGLRDLGEACALPVGTVHRLLGSLVERGYARQNPATRRYTVGPNALELARRILARDDLPSRAEPFLRRLAQLTGESANLAALDGSQAVYLVHAAPPRTIRMFTEVGNRAPLYATGTGKVLLAHLEPVRLDAILGRLELRAYTPTTLTTREGLLAELAKIRRRGHAHDDGEFEEGAHCIAVPVRDGTQRVVAALSISGPTSRLTRERADAWLPQVQEIARELSEALGAQRQRPAAAAGVCQPMVPETTILGVTRAEHD, via the coding sequence ATGGCGCGGAGGTTGCGCGAGGGGGTGCAGTCGGTTGGCCGGGCGCTGGACCTGTTCGAGCGTCTTGTGAGCGCGGAGCGCGAGCTTGGCCTGCGCGACCTGGGCGAGGCCTGCGCGCTGCCGGTCGGCACGGTCCACCGCCTGCTCGGGTCGCTGGTGGAGCGGGGGTACGCGCGCCAGAACCCGGCGACGCGCCGCTACACGGTTGGCCCGAACGCCCTCGAGCTTGCGCGGCGCATCCTGGCGCGGGACGATCTGCCGTCGCGGGCAGAGCCGTTTCTTCGCCGGCTGGCGCAGCTCACGGGCGAGAGCGCCAACCTGGCGGCCCTGGACGGCTCCCAGGCGGTTTACCTGGTACATGCTGCCCCGCCCCGCACGATCAGGATGTTCACGGAGGTCGGGAATCGCGCGCCGCTGTACGCCACCGGGACCGGCAAGGTGCTGCTGGCGCACCTCGAACCGGTCCGCCTGGACGCGATCCTGGGCCGCTTGGAGCTGCGGGCCTACACGCCGACGACGCTGACCACTCGTGAGGGGCTGCTGGCCGAGCTGGCGAAGATCCGCCGGCGGGGCCACGCCCACGACGACGGCGAGTTTGAGGAAGGGGCGCACTGCATCGCGGTCCCGGTCCGGGACGGCACCCAGCGGGTCGTGGCGGCGCTGAGCATCTCCGGCCCGACGAGCCGCCTGACCCGCGAACGCGCAGACGCCTGGCTGCCGCAGGTGCAGGAGATCGCCCGGGAGCTGTCCGAGGCGCTTGGGGCGCAGCGGCAGCGGCCGGCGGCAGCGGCGGGGGTCTGTCAACCGATGGTTCCAGAGACGACGATACTGGGAGTGACACGTGCCGAGCACGACTGA
- a CDS encoding Gfo/Idh/MocA family oxidoreductase: MPSTTETIGYAVIGAGLVGPRHAAAAARTPGGQLVAVCDQRADRAEALAEQFGAIPVTDVDAILERKDVQIVSVCLPTRLHLEVAERVAAAGKHLVIEKPLELSLERADRLLKVAREHKVQVAAIFNRRFIPALKATKRAMEEGLLGELLVADMYYKSYRSQEYYDDSGWRGTWEQEGGAALINQGIHGVDLVRWIAGPVARIFGYADHLRRDIEADDTTAAVARFTNGAMGVMQATTSVEPRLPDRLEFHGTKGSVQLSSYRIASWSVPGAEGWPAEVEAEEQRLLPGAGNLETIGHNAQIADMIEAIRDGRPPAVSGEEGRASLEVVLAIYESARTGREVVLA, translated from the coding sequence GTGCCGAGCACGACTGAGACGATTGGGTATGCCGTGATTGGGGCGGGGCTGGTGGGGCCGCGCCATGCCGCTGCCGCCGCCAGGACGCCGGGCGGCCAGCTGGTGGCCGTCTGCGACCAGCGGGCGGACCGGGCCGAGGCGCTGGCCGAGCAGTTCGGGGCGATCCCGGTCACGGACGTGGACGCCATCCTGGAGCGGAAGGATGTGCAGATCGTCTCGGTCTGCCTGCCGACGCGCCTGCACCTGGAGGTGGCCGAGCGGGTGGCGGCGGCCGGCAAGCATCTCGTCATCGAGAAGCCGCTGGAGCTGAGCCTGGAGCGGGCCGACCGGCTGCTCAAGGTGGCCCGCGAGCACAAGGTGCAGGTCGCTGCGATCTTCAATCGCCGCTTCATCCCGGCCCTCAAGGCGACGAAGCGGGCGATGGAGGAGGGGCTGCTCGGCGAGCTGCTGGTGGCGGACATGTACTACAAGAGCTACCGCTCGCAGGAGTACTACGACGATTCTGGCTGGCGCGGCACCTGGGAGCAGGAGGGCGGCGCGGCGCTGATCAACCAGGGCATCCACGGCGTCGACCTGGTGCGGTGGATCGCCGGGCCGGTGGCGCGGATCTTCGGGTACGCCGATCACCTGCGGCGCGACATCGAGGCCGACGACACGACGGCAGCGGTGGCCCGCTTCACCAACGGCGCGATGGGGGTGATGCAGGCGACGACCTCCGTCGAGCCGCGCCTGCCGGACCGGCTGGAGTTCCACGGCACGAAGGGCTCGGTGCAGTTGTCGAGCTACCGGATCGCCAGTTGGAGTGTGCCGGGCGCTGAGGGCTGGCCAGCCGAGGTCGAGGCCGAGGAGCAGCGGCTGCTGCCGGGCGCTGGCAACCTGGAGACCATCGGCCACAACGCACAGATCGCGGACATGATCGAGGCGATCCGGGACGGCCGGCCGCCGGCCGTGAGCGGCGAGGAGGGCCGGGCATCGCTGGAAGTGGTACTGGCAATCTACGAGTCGGCGCGGACGGGCCGGGAGGTCGTGCTGGCCTGA